One Nitrosomonas sp. PY1 DNA window includes the following coding sequences:
- the queA gene encoding tRNA preQ1(34) S-adenosylmethionine ribosyltransferase-isomerase QueA: MKTEDFDFDLPKDLIAQFPAKERTSSRLLYLNNLREWQDTRFVDLPDYLKPGDVMIFNDTQVLKARLFGKKESGGQVEVMIERILDHHHVLASIRASHAPKVNSKLILNDVIPVTVVDRAGEFYRLYFDNSRSVDDWLDCYGQLPLPPYITRESTELDESRYQTVYASNPGAVAAPTAGLHFDMDIMTQLRDLGVSIAYLTLHVGAGTYQPVRVSQIEDHAMHNEVFHIPQETVDIIQQAQENGGRILAVGTTSLRALEACAMQHDGRLVAGHGDTNIFITPGYRFRIVERLLTNFHLPRSTLLMLVAAFAGMDIIKRGYQHAIDRRYQFFSYGDAMLIERNHKS; the protein is encoded by the coding sequence ATGAAAACTGAGGATTTTGATTTTGATCTGCCCAAGGACCTAATCGCGCAATTTCCCGCCAAAGAAAGAACCAGCAGCCGTTTGCTCTATCTGAATAACTTGCGAGAGTGGCAAGATACCAGGTTTGTTGATTTGCCAGATTACCTTAAGCCAGGTGATGTGATGATTTTTAACGATACGCAAGTGCTAAAAGCACGGTTATTCGGAAAAAAAGAGAGCGGTGGACAAGTGGAAGTGATGATCGAGCGAATTCTCGATCACCATCACGTATTGGCATCGATTCGTGCTAGTCATGCTCCCAAGGTAAATTCTAAGCTTATTTTAAATGATGTGATTCCAGTAACCGTGGTAGATCGTGCTGGTGAATTTTATCGCTTGTATTTCGACAATAGTCGTTCTGTCGATGATTGGTTGGATTGTTATGGACAATTGCCTCTGCCGCCTTATATTACTCGAGAGTCTACGGAATTGGACGAATCACGTTATCAAACTGTATACGCAAGTAATCCAGGCGCGGTTGCTGCGCCTACTGCCGGGCTACATTTTGATATGGATATCATGACTCAGCTGCGTGATCTTGGTGTCAGCATTGCTTATCTGACTTTACATGTGGGAGCGGGAACTTATCAACCGGTCCGTGTTAGCCAAATTGAGGATCATGCCATGCACAATGAAGTGTTTCATATTCCACAGGAGACTGTTGATATCATTCAACAAGCACAGGAAAACGGTGGGCGCATTTTAGCGGTAGGAACAACTTCGCTACGTGCATTGGAAGCCTGTGCAATGCAGCACGATGGACGGTTAGTTGCGGGTCATGGAGATACAAATATTTTTATTACACCCGGCTATCGCTTCCGTATTGTTGAACGCTTACTGACTAATTTTCATTTGCCGCGTTCAACATTGTTGATGTTAGTTGCTGCTTTTGCCGGCATGGATATAATTAAACGCGGTTATCAGCATGCAATCGATCGGCGCTATCAATTTTTCAGCTATGGTGATGCGATGTTAATCGAAAGAAATCATAAGTCATGA
- a CDS encoding DedA family protein has protein sequence MFTDIVRWIVDTIGGLGYSGIFLLMLIESSFVPFPSEVIMIPAGYLAAKGEMNIVIAILCGILGSLAGALINYFLAIRLGRQLLIKYGKYVMFEEKHMQKMESFFARHGHISTLTGRLIPVIRQYISLPAGLARMNLAVFCFYTSLGAGIWVVILTLLGYFIGGNEALIKEYLHQIILLLIAACVIGIGIYYFFQKRNPSKN, from the coding sequence TTGTTTACAGATATTGTTCGTTGGATTGTCGATACTATAGGTGGTTTAGGATATTCCGGTATTTTTCTACTCATGTTGATTGAATCCAGCTTTGTTCCTTTCCCGAGCGAAGTAATCATGATACCTGCGGGTTATCTGGCAGCAAAAGGTGAAATGAATATTGTTATTGCTATTTTGTGCGGCATATTAGGAAGCTTGGCAGGCGCTTTGATTAATTATTTTCTGGCGATTCGATTAGGACGTCAATTACTAATCAAATATGGCAAATATGTCATGTTCGAAGAAAAGCATATGCAGAAAATGGAGAGTTTTTTTGCTCGTCACGGTCACATTTCAACTTTGACAGGCCGCTTGATCCCGGTAATACGTCAGTATATTTCTTTGCCCGCTGGGCTGGCACGGATGAATCTAGCAGTTTTTTGCTTTTATACCAGTCTTGGTGCTGGAATTTGGGTCGTGATTTTAACCTTGCTAGGCTATTTTATTGGCGGAAATGAAGCACTGATCAAGGAATACCTGCATCAAATTATATTACTGCTCATCGCAGCTTGTGTCATTGGAATTGGCATCTACTATTTTTTTCAAAAACGAAACCCTAGCAAAAATTAA
- a CDS encoding sigma-E factor negative regulatory protein → MENEVSALMDGELESEDVSRVVEMLDRNSELKQHWETYHLIGDALRQSSQLSMNLSEAVATKLKDEPIIYSPNVSELLLFKKQKRKIATLALAASVVLGISTWLGLDHSSQEADKQILAEKKMQETIDHSVVPITVSSQLQPIKNGPVVFERSNLLLLQNEMQPIYTNYISAQRQNNSTPRSIEYHKKEITE, encoded by the coding sequence TTGGAAAATGAAGTATCTGCCCTAATGGATGGGGAGCTAGAAAGTGAAGATGTTTCGCGAGTGGTTGAGATGCTTGATAGAAATAGTGAATTAAAGCAGCATTGGGAAACCTACCATCTTATCGGTGACGCACTTAGGCAATCATCTCAGCTTTCTATGAATTTGTCTGAAGCTGTAGCTACCAAGCTTAAGGATGAGCCCATTATTTATTCTCCTAACGTATCGGAATTACTGTTATTTAAAAAACAGAAACGTAAAATTGCTACGCTTGCGTTAGCTGCATCTGTTGTGTTGGGTATTTCTACATGGCTTGGTTTGGATCACTCTTCACAAGAGGCTGATAAGCAGATTCTCGCTGAGAAGAAGATGCAGGAAACTATTGACCACAGTGTCGTTCCCATAACCGTTTCTTCACAATTACAACCGATAAAAAATGGCCCGGTGGTTTTTGAGAGAAGTAATCTTTTGTTATTGCAAAATGAAATGCAGCCTATTTATACAAATTATATAAGTGCTCAAAGACAAAATAATAGTACACCGAGATCCATTGAGTATCACAAAAAAGAAATCACCGAATAA
- a CDS encoding DegQ family serine endoprotease, with protein sequence MLKYLLFFLFFCSSTASAQLNELPNFTGLVEKYGAAVVNISATQSTNDINQQIFPEIPEIPGIPENSPFYEFFKRHMQPFSAPRKSEPRSLGSGFIISSDGYILTNAHVVETADEITVKLNDKREFVAEIIGTDKKTDIALIKITANDLPKVMQGNPDNLKVGEWVIAIGSPFGFEHSVTAGIVSAKGRSLAQENYVPFIQTDVAINPGNSGGPLFNMKGEVVGINSQIYSRTGGFMGLSFAIPINVATEIADQLKTNGKIDRGRIGVMIQEVTKDIADSFGLANNNGALVVSVEKNSPADRAGIKARDIILKFDDKDIATSADLPRIVGNTKPNSKVSIQVWRDGSIKTVKVEVGEIPSDDVAENRKSKQKSKKEPITNRLGLALSELTSQQKKQLDVTNGLLVEGIQPGIASRSGIRVGDIILGFNSKDVKNTEHFNEMLNQVPNGKNIALLVKRGDVINFITMKLNDDLKK encoded by the coding sequence ATGTTAAAATACTTATTATTTTTTCTGTTTTTTTGTTCTAGTACAGCTAGTGCGCAACTTAATGAGTTGCCTAATTTTACAGGTCTAGTGGAAAAGTATGGTGCTGCAGTGGTTAATATTAGTGCGACACAAAGCACTAATGATATAAACCAACAGATATTTCCTGAGATACCTGAGATACCTGGAATACCTGAGAACTCTCCTTTTTATGAATTCTTTAAGCGTCATATGCAACCTTTTTCCGCGCCCAGAAAATCGGAACCTAGGTCTTTAGGCTCTGGATTTATCATAAGCTCAGATGGTTATATTTTGACAAACGCGCATGTGGTAGAAACCGCGGATGAGATTACCGTCAAACTGAACGATAAACGTGAATTTGTTGCTGAAATAATTGGCACAGATAAAAAGACAGATATCGCGCTAATCAAAATTACTGCCAATGATTTGCCAAAAGTGATGCAAGGCAACCCTGATAATCTTAAAGTAGGTGAATGGGTGATTGCAATTGGCTCACCTTTTGGTTTTGAGCATAGTGTAACTGCCGGTATTGTTAGCGCAAAAGGGCGTTCACTTGCGCAAGAAAATTATGTGCCTTTTATACAAACTGATGTTGCAATTAATCCTGGAAATTCTGGAGGTCCTCTGTTTAATATGAAAGGGGAGGTTGTTGGAATTAATTCCCAGATTTACAGTAGGACGGGTGGTTTTATGGGCTTATCTTTTGCAATACCCATTAATGTTGCAACCGAAATTGCTGATCAGTTAAAAACGAATGGAAAAATTGATCGAGGAAGAATTGGTGTAATGATTCAGGAAGTTACAAAAGACATAGCTGATTCTTTTGGTTTGGCCAATAACAATGGAGCATTGGTTGTATCGGTTGAAAAAAATAGTCCTGCAGACCGAGCCGGTATCAAAGCGCGAGATATTATTTTGAAATTTGATGATAAAGATATTGCGACTTCAGCTGATTTGCCGCGCATAGTTGGTAACACTAAACCTAATTCAAAGGTGTCAATACAAGTTTGGCGGGATGGCTCGATAAAGACTGTTAAAGTCGAGGTGGGCGAGATACCGAGTGATGATGTGGCTGAAAATCGTAAATCAAAGCAGAAAAGTAAAAAAGAGCCTATCACTAATCGCCTTGGGCTGGCATTAAGTGAATTAACGTCACAACAGAAAAAGCAATTGGATGTTACAAATGGCTTGTTAGTAGAAGGTATTCAACCGGGTATTGCGAGCCGTTCGGGAATTCGGGTGGGTGATATAATTCTTGGGTTTAATAGCAAAGATGTCAAAAATACTGAGCATTTTAATGAAATGCTAAATCAAGTGCCAAATGGTAAGAATATAGCTCTGCTGGTTAAAAGAGGAGATGTAATCAATTTCATCACAATGAAATTAAATGACGACCTTAAGAAGTAA
- the yajC gene encoding preprotein translocase subunit YajC, with the protein MLISDAFAQTAAPAQADASLMSLLPLVAIFVLFYFLLIRPQSKRAKEHKQMVDALQRGDEIITNGGILGLVMNVSESYVIVEVAPAVEVTILKSSIQTLLPKGSLKSIDPKGKSTTKSKGGKSISADSNSTVSQSSETAETTSTNTTEDTNQSNTQQSNK; encoded by the coding sequence ATGTTGATAAGCGATGCTTTTGCGCAAACTGCTGCACCGGCGCAAGCTGATGCAAGCTTGATGAGCTTGCTACCCCTGGTTGCTATTTTTGTTTTATTTTATTTTTTGCTAATACGCCCGCAATCTAAGCGTGCCAAAGAACACAAACAAATGGTCGATGCCTTACAGCGTGGTGATGAGATCATTACCAACGGCGGTATATTAGGGTTAGTGATGAATGTAAGCGAATCGTATGTGATAGTAGAAGTGGCACCTGCTGTTGAAGTAACCATACTTAAATCTTCGATTCAAACTCTGTTGCCTAAAGGCTCACTGAAAAGCATTGACCCCAAAGGTAAATCAACTACAAAAAGCAAAGGTGGAAAGTCTATTTCAGCAGACAGTAATAGTACGGTATCACAATCAAGTGAAACGGCAGAAACTACAAGTACCAACACCACGGAAGATACCAATCAATCAAATACGCAACAATCCAATAAATAA
- the secF gene encoding protein translocase subunit SecF, which translates to MEIFRFNHDIPFMRWRRIGAVISIATFVLSIFFIATKGLNLGIDFTGGTILEVNYQQTVNLEEIRTTLATKGITDASVQNFGTSRDVLIRLPIKTEVSSAQLSEHVFEILKQADSAVEIRRVEFVGPQVGEELLENGALALLFVSIGIIAYLAVRFEWKFGIAGMIANLHDVVIIVGFFAFFQWEFSLTVLAAVLAILGYSVNESVVIFDRIRENFRKLRKASVTQVIDNAITQTMSRTVITHGCTQLVVIAMLLFGGETLYYFSLALTIGILFGIYSSIMVGSSIIMLLGVKREDLVSLEKKPLENDGAVV; encoded by the coding sequence ATGGAAATTTTTAGATTTAATCACGACATTCCGTTCATGCGTTGGCGTCGGATAGGCGCTGTTATTTCAATTGCGACCTTTGTCCTGTCTATTTTTTTTATCGCAACCAAGGGATTAAATCTAGGGATAGATTTTACCGGCGGAACAATTTTAGAGGTTAATTACCAACAGACTGTTAATCTGGAAGAAATACGAACAACACTGGCTACTAAAGGTATTACCGATGCCAGCGTGCAAAATTTTGGAACGTCACGAGATGTCCTAATTCGTTTGCCCATTAAAACGGAGGTATCCAGCGCACAATTATCGGAACATGTTTTTGAAATTCTTAAACAAGCTGATTCCGCTGTAGAAATTCGTCGTGTTGAGTTTGTTGGGCCGCAAGTAGGTGAAGAGTTACTAGAAAATGGCGCATTAGCGTTATTATTCGTTTCAATTGGAATTATTGCTTATTTGGCAGTACGGTTTGAGTGGAAATTTGGTATCGCCGGCATGATCGCGAACTTACATGATGTGGTTATCATCGTTGGCTTCTTTGCTTTTTTTCAATGGGAATTTTCGCTCACCGTGCTTGCTGCGGTACTTGCGATTCTCGGTTATTCGGTGAATGAATCGGTGGTCATTTTTGATCGTATTCGAGAAAATTTCCGTAAATTGAGAAAAGCATCGGTGACACAAGTAATTGATAATGCCATTACTCAAACTATGTCGCGTACGGTTATTACGCACGGTTGTACACAATTGGTAGTCATTGCCATGTTATTGTTTGGCGGAGAAACACTTTATTATTTTTCGCTCGCCTTAACCATAGGTATTTTATTTGGTATTTATTCATCAATCATGGTGGGAAGTTCTATTATTATGCTTTTGGGTGTTAAAAGAGAAGATTTGGTTTCTTTGGAGAAGAAACCATTGGAAAACGATGGGGCTGTTGTTTAA
- the rpoE gene encoding RNA polymerase sigma factor RpoE — MGDREVDQQLVERVQNGDKHAFDLLVIKYQRKLARLLSHFIRDAAEVEDVTQEAFIKAYRALPSFRGDSAFYTWLYRIGINTAKNFLVSQGRKVPTIEGVNNEDAEDFEDNSLLREVNTPESELMSKQIAQTVSKSLDILPEELRSAIVLREIDGLSYEEIATIMNCPVGTVRSRIFRAREAISEQLRPLLGTSKDRRW, encoded by the coding sequence ATGGGTGATCGAGAAGTCGATCAGCAATTAGTTGAAAGAGTTCAAAACGGGGATAAACATGCATTTGATTTACTCGTTATTAAATATCAACGTAAATTAGCTCGGCTATTGTCTCATTTTATTCGTGATGCGGCTGAGGTTGAGGATGTGACACAAGAAGCTTTCATCAAAGCTTATCGAGCGCTACCGTCTTTTCGTGGAGATAGTGCCTTCTATACGTGGTTATATCGAATTGGAATTAATACTGCCAAGAATTTTTTAGTATCACAAGGACGTAAAGTTCCGACTATAGAAGGAGTTAATAATGAAGATGCTGAAGATTTTGAAGATAATAGCTTGCTGAGGGAAGTTAATACACCCGAAAGTGAATTAATGAGTAAACAAATTGCCCAAACGGTAAGTAAGTCACTCGATATTCTGCCGGAGGAATTGCGTTCGGCAATAGTATTACGAGAGATTGATGGATTAAGTTATGAAGAAATTGCAACTATTATGAATTGCCCAGTAGGCACAGTACGCTCGCGAATCTTTCGTGCACGTGAAGCGATATCGGAGCAGTTGCGCCCTCTTTTAGGAACTAGTAAGGATAGGAGGTGGTAA
- the tgt gene encoding tRNA guanosine(34) transglycosylase Tgt, protein MKFELHTTDHHARRGTLTLAHGIIETPVFMPVGTYGAVKSMSPEALLQIQAQIILGNTFHLWLRPGLGVIDAHQGLHDFMGWRKPILTDSGGFQVFSLGDLRKITEQGVHFKSPVNGDRCFLSPEESMRIQRILNADIVMVFDECTPYPADDITARTSMELSLRWAERSKQAHGNNANALFGIVQGGMFEQLRNESSAGLQEIGFDGYAIGGLSVGEPKIDMQRILNHTAPLLPFNKPRYLMGVGTPEDIVHAVAQGIDMFDCVLPTRNARNGWLYTRRGVIKLRNSQYRLDKSPPDEQCGCYTCQNFTLAYLHHLQRINEMLGAHLNTVHNLFYYQQLMAEIRNAIEKQQFQEFAQEFLAEHAAC, encoded by the coding sequence ATGAAATTTGAACTACATACTACCGATCATCATGCACGCCGTGGCACGTTAACACTTGCGCACGGCATCATTGAAACCCCTGTTTTTATGCCGGTGGGTACCTATGGTGCGGTAAAAAGTATGTCACCCGAAGCGCTTCTGCAAATTCAAGCACAAATTATATTAGGCAATACATTTCATTTGTGGCTCCGGCCGGGATTGGGAGTGATTGATGCGCATCAAGGGCTGCACGATTTTATGGGCTGGCGCAAACCGATATTAACGGATTCTGGTGGTTTTCAAGTTTTCAGTTTGGGAGATTTACGCAAAATCACTGAGCAAGGCGTACACTTCAAATCGCCCGTCAACGGTGATCGTTGTTTTTTGTCACCGGAAGAATCGATGCGCATTCAACGCATACTAAATGCCGATATTGTTATGGTTTTTGATGAATGTACGCCATACCCGGCTGATGACATAACCGCTCGTACTTCTATGGAGCTTAGCTTGCGTTGGGCAGAGCGCTCCAAGCAAGCACATGGTAATAATGCCAACGCACTCTTTGGTATCGTGCAAGGGGGTATGTTTGAACAACTTAGGAATGAATCATCAGCAGGCTTACAGGAGATTGGTTTTGATGGTTATGCGATTGGCGGTTTATCGGTGGGCGAGCCAAAAATCGATATGCAACGTATTTTGAATCATACTGCTCCGTTACTGCCTTTTAACAAACCACGTTATCTCATGGGCGTGGGTACTCCTGAGGATATTGTGCATGCAGTTGCGCAAGGTATCGACATGTTTGACTGTGTGCTGCCAACACGCAATGCACGCAATGGTTGGTTATATACGCGCCGTGGCGTTATTAAATTACGCAATAGTCAATACCGTCTGGACAAGTCACCACCTGATGAGCAATGCGGCTGCTATACCTGTCAAAATTTCACGTTAGCCTATCTGCATCATTTGCAGCGTATCAATGAGATGCTAGGCGCACACCTCAATACCGTACACAATCTGTTCTATTATCAGCAATTAATGGCAGAAATTCGTAACGCTATTGAGAAACAGCAATTTCAAGAATTCGCACAAGAATTTCTGGCTGAGCATGCAGCATGCTAA
- a CDS encoding integrase arm-type DNA-binding domain-containing protein: MITDVLIRQAKPKDKPYKVSDGGGLYLLINTTGKYWRLNYRFAGKQKTLAVGVYPAVSLVDARKKRDEAKVLLAKDIDPSVTKALNKRAARTAAESTFQAIALEWYAKNRHIWTESTATTIYRFLEKDIFPWLGNRPINDITAPDLLAALRKIESRGFHEKAHRCRMYAGMVFRYAVATGRAERDPSADLKGALTPIKTKHYASIIDPKAIGALVRAIKGYTGSFVTKFA, from the coding sequence ATGATCACGGATGTACTGATTCGGCAAGCCAAGCCTAAGGACAAGCCTTACAAGGTCAGCGATGGCGGTGGCCTGTATCTTTTGATTAATACCACAGGCAAATACTGGCGATTGAACTATCGTTTTGCTGGTAAGCAGAAAACCTTGGCGGTAGGTGTTTACCCAGCAGTATCACTTGTCGACGCCAGAAAGAAGCGTGATGAAGCTAAGGTATTATTAGCCAAGGATATCGATCCTTCGGTAACCAAAGCACTCAACAAGCGAGCGGCACGTACCGCGGCGGAAAGCACCTTTCAAGCCATAGCATTGGAATGGTATGCAAAGAATCGGCATATCTGGACGGAATCAACGGCTACGACCATTTATCGTTTTCTGGAAAAAGACATATTCCCTTGGTTAGGCAATCGCCCGATCAACGATATTACCGCACCAGACTTGCTGGCGGCACTGCGCAAGATAGAAAGTCGAGGCTTTCATGAGAAAGCTCACAGATGCAGAATGTATGCAGGCATGGTATTTCGCTATGCGGTAGCGACCGGACGCGCTGAACGCGATCCTAGTGCAGACTTAAAAGGTGCGCTGACACCGATTAAAACCAAACACTATGCCAGTATCATCGATCCAAAAGCCATTGGTGCACTCGTTCGCGCCATAAAAGGCTATACAGGCTCTTTCGTTACGAAGTTCGCTTAG
- a CDS encoding tyrosine-type recombinase/integrase: MQALSLRSSLSFAPLLFVRPGELRHAEWSEIDFDRKEWRIAAHKMKMREQHIVPLSPQAIEILQTVKLLTGDGQYVFPSIRSGSRPMSENTINAALRRLGYEKEEMTGHGFRSMASTLLHEHGWPHEAIERQLAHAERNALS; this comes from the coding sequence ATACAGGCTCTTTCGTTACGAAGTTCGCTTAGCTTTGCCCCGCTCCTTTTCGTTCGCCCTGGCGAGCTTAGACATGCCGAATGGTCAGAGATCGATTTTGATCGTAAGGAATGGCGAATCGCAGCGCATAAAATGAAAATGCGTGAGCAACATATCGTGCCACTATCACCACAGGCAATTGAAATCCTTCAAACCGTCAAGTTACTGACAGGCGACGGGCAATATGTTTTCCCGAGTATCAGAAGCGGATCGCGTCCTATGTCAGAAAATACCATCAATGCCGCACTAAGACGTTTAGGCTATGAAAAAGAAGAAATGACAGGTCACGGCTTCCGGTCAATGGCAAGCACTCTCCTACATGAGCATGGATGGCCGCATGAGGCAATTGAACGACAGTTAGCACACGCTGAGCGTAATGCTCTGTCGTAG
- the secD gene encoding protein translocase subunit SecD has protein sequence MNRFALWQYLIIAVSVVLGLLYTLPNFYGESPAVQISPLRASLNADTALLKQVEETLTQANIKADGIFLEGNSVKVRFADTDTQIRAKDLFESAFGKDYITALNLLPNSPQWLTGLGALPMYLGLDLRGGVHFMLEVDMQGALDKALERYGSNVRTTLREKKISYAGIERLNKKIILKFRDEESRTQAEAELKSNYPDLGFVHERVGERFDLVATITQEAMIRMQDSAVMQNITTLRNRVNELGVAEPIIQKAGKDRVIVQLPGVQDTAKAKDILGRTATLEIRMVDDARDLDAAIRGQVPAGLELYEERGGSPLLVKKQVLLTGEHITDAQPGFDKDNQPAVHINLDGGGSRIFKQLTRDNVGKRMAILLIERNQAEVITAPVIREEIGGGRVQISGRMTNTEARDVALLLRSGALAAPMDIIEERTVGPSLGAENISRGFNSTLYGFLAVAVFVAIYYAAFGVISVIALALNLLLLVGLLSIMQATLTLPGMAALALTVGMAIDANVLINERIRDELRTGASPQQAIQSGYERAFGTILDSNITTLIAGVALFALGSGPVKGFAVVLCLGILTSVFTATFVSRGIVSLLYGNRRLNTVPIGKIWIPKGKGKERNDEMSDAFDAPGEQLSEPNERTPSVIDKSEANIEQSVAQSDLYSPSHSQSEIATEASTMKPNIGVSRNKGKNKRKKKSPNIT, from the coding sequence ATGAATCGTTTTGCACTTTGGCAATATCTCATCATTGCAGTTTCTGTTGTACTTGGGCTGCTGTATACCTTGCCGAATTTTTATGGTGAATCGCCAGCCGTACAAATCTCACCATTGCGCGCATCTTTAAATGCTGACACTGCACTACTGAAGCAAGTTGAAGAAACACTGACACAAGCCAATATCAAGGCAGACGGTATTTTTCTCGAAGGTAATAGTGTCAAAGTGCGTTTTGCTGATACCGATACGCAGATTAGAGCCAAGGATTTATTCGAATCGGCGTTCGGTAAAGATTACATTACCGCATTGAATCTATTACCAAATTCCCCGCAATGGTTAACCGGTTTAGGCGCTTTGCCGATGTATTTGGGATTAGATTTGCGTGGTGGCGTGCATTTTATGCTCGAAGTCGATATGCAAGGCGCTTTAGATAAGGCTCTTGAGCGCTATGGCTCGAATGTGCGGACTACTTTGCGAGAAAAAAAGATTTCCTATGCAGGTATCGAAAGGCTCAATAAGAAAATAATTCTGAAATTTCGTGATGAAGAATCACGTACGCAAGCAGAAGCCGAGTTAAAATCAAATTATCCCGATCTGGGTTTTGTGCATGAGCGAGTCGGAGAGCGCTTCGATCTTGTTGCTACAATCACGCAAGAAGCAATGATTCGCATGCAAGATTCTGCTGTGATGCAGAATATCACGACATTACGTAACCGTGTTAATGAGCTAGGGGTAGCAGAACCGATCATTCAGAAAGCCGGAAAAGATCGCGTCATTGTTCAACTACCAGGGGTTCAGGATACGGCCAAGGCGAAAGATATTTTGGGGCGTACGGCAACGCTGGAAATCCGTATGGTGGATGATGCGCGCGACTTAGATGCGGCGATACGTGGACAAGTGCCCGCGGGGTTGGAATTGTATGAAGAACGCGGTGGCAGTCCATTGCTGGTAAAAAAACAAGTCTTGTTAACTGGCGAGCATATAACTGACGCGCAACCAGGCTTTGATAAAGATAATCAACCTGCAGTCCATATTAATCTTGATGGTGGTGGGTCGCGTATCTTTAAACAATTGACGCGTGACAATGTTGGCAAAAGAATGGCTATTCTTTTGATTGAAAGAAATCAAGCCGAGGTTATCACTGCTCCGGTTATTCGCGAGGAGATTGGCGGAGGGCGCGTGCAGATCAGTGGTCGTATGACCAATACGGAAGCGCGAGATGTGGCGTTGCTGCTTCGTTCTGGTGCGCTTGCCGCACCGATGGATATTATCGAAGAGCGTACGGTTGGCCCTAGCTTAGGTGCCGAAAATATTAGTCGTGGATTTAATTCGACATTGTATGGGTTTCTAGCGGTAGCTGTTTTCGTTGCGATTTACTATGCTGCTTTTGGCGTTATTTCAGTCATTGCGTTGGCGCTTAATTTATTGCTGCTGGTTGGTTTATTATCGATCATGCAAGCTACCCTTACCTTGCCAGGTATGGCTGCACTGGCACTAACGGTGGGTATGGCAATTGATGCCAATGTGTTGATCAACGAAAGGATTCGTGATGAATTACGCACAGGCGCGTCACCGCAACAGGCTATACAAAGTGGCTATGAACGTGCTTTCGGTACTATTTTAGATTCCAACATTACAACTTTGATTGCCGGTGTTGCGTTATTTGCATTGGGCTCTGGTCCAGTGAAAGGCTTTGCTGTCGTGTTGTGTTTGGGGATTCTAACCTCGGTATTTACCGCAACCTTTGTTTCGCGTGGCATAGTGAGTTTACTATATGGAAATCGCAGATTAAATACTGTACCTATTGGGAAGATATGGATACCTAAAGGTAAGGGAAAGGAAAGAAATGACGAGATGTCAGATGCTTTTGATGCACCTGGCGAGCAACTTTCTGAACCCAACGAGCGCACGCCAAGCGTTATAGATAAATCGGAGGCCAATATTGAGCAATCCGTTGCCCAATCAGACCTTTACAGTCCCTCCCATTCTCAAAGTGAGATTGCGACCGAGGCTTCAACGATGAAACCTAATATTGGTGTATCACGAAACAAAGGTAAAAATAAACGCAAGAAAAAATCGCCGAACATTACTTAA